The Methylobacterium sp. PvR107 genome contains a region encoding:
- a CDS encoding cache domain-containing protein — protein MTLRIGTRLQMITATALLGMALLIGLAAWDLSRVIGDARAAQTRSLVEAAHGVLAYFEGEERAGRMSRAAAQAGAIAEIRGLHYAGSEYFWIQDMHPRMVLHPKAALIGQDIGGLADPTGKHLFVDMVDQVRRDGAGFVPYMWPKPGLDQPVAKISYVKGFAPWGWIIGTGIYADDTAAQVQPALQRLLAGAALAALLIAGLATLIGRGVTRPIRALTDTMDGLAAGDLGRDVPRSATAEELGRMAAAVQVFKDGLIQMKALEAETAQARLAADEQRKAGMREMADRFEAAVGGIVGQVSASATELQATAGAMSALAGQTSAQSGTVAAAAEEAACNVNTVAAAAEELGSSVQEIGRQVQGSSELARVAAAEADQTGALVQELNNAVAKIGDVVGLIASIAGQTNLLALNATIEAARAGAAGRGFAVVASEVKALAEQTARATGEISGQIARIQGVTGQAVGAIGAITGRIREINGVAAGIAAAVEEQGAATQEIVRNVTQAAAGTGAVTGTIAGVAGAAAETGAAASQVLGAASELSRQSEHLAAEVGRFLGTVRAA, from the coding sequence ATGACCCTGCGCATCGGCACGCGTCTCCAGATGATCACCGCCACGGCCCTGCTCGGCATGGCGCTGCTGATCGGGCTCGCGGCCTGGGACCTGTCCCGGGTGATCGGCGACGCGCGCGCGGCGCAGACCCGCAGCCTGGTCGAGGCGGCGCACGGGGTGCTGGCCTATTTCGAGGGGGAGGAGCGGGCGGGGCGGATGAGCCGCGCGGCCGCCCAGGCGGGGGCCATCGCGGAAATCCGCGGCCTGCACTACGCGGGAAGCGAGTATTTCTGGATCCAGGACATGCATCCGCGCATGGTCCTGCATCCGAAAGCCGCGCTGATCGGCCAGGATATCGGCGGCCTCGCGGATCCGACCGGCAAGCACCTGTTCGTCGACATGGTCGACCAGGTCCGCCGCGACGGCGCGGGCTTCGTCCCCTACATGTGGCCGAAGCCCGGCCTGGATCAGCCCGTGGCCAAGATCTCCTACGTGAAGGGCTTCGCGCCCTGGGGCTGGATCATCGGCACCGGCATCTACGCGGACGACACCGCCGCCCAGGTGCAGCCGGCGCTCCAGCGCCTGCTCGCCGGCGCCGCGCTCGCTGCGCTCCTGATCGCCGGGCTGGCGACGCTGATCGGACGGGGCGTCACCCGGCCGATCCGGGCGCTGACCGACACGATGGACGGCCTCGCGGCGGGCGATCTCGGCCGGGACGTGCCCCGCTCCGCAACCGCGGAAGAGCTGGGCCGGATGGCCGCCGCGGTCCAGGTGTTCAAGGACGGGCTGATCCAGATGAAGGCCCTGGAGGCGGAGACCGCGCAGGCGCGGCTGGCCGCGGACGAGCAGCGCAAGGCCGGGATGCGCGAGATGGCCGACCGGTTCGAGGCGGCGGTCGGCGGCATCGTCGGCCAGGTCTCGGCCTCGGCCACCGAGCTGCAGGCCACCGCCGGCGCGATGTCGGCGCTCGCCGGCCAGACCTCGGCCCAGTCCGGCACGGTCGCGGCCGCCGCGGAAGAGGCCGCCTGCAACGTCAACACGGTCGCGGCCGCGGCCGAGGAGCTGGGCTCCTCCGTGCAGGAGATCGGCCGGCAGGTGCAGGGCTCGTCGGAGCTGGCCCGGGTCGCGGCGGCGGAAGCCGACCAGACCGGCGCGCTGGTGCAGGAGCTGAACAACGCGGTGGCCAAGATCGGCGACGTGGTCGGGCTGATCGCGTCGATCGCCGGGCAGACGAACCTGCTGGCACTCAACGCCACGATCGAGGCGGCGCGAGCCGGAGCGGCGGGGCGGGGCTTCGCGGTGGTGGCCTCCGAGGTGAAGGCCCTGGCCGAGCAGACCGCGCGGGCGACCGGCGAGATCTCGGGACAGATCGCGCGGATCCAGGGGGTGACGGGTCAGGCGGTGGGCGCGATCGGGGCGATCACCGGCCGGATCCGGGAGATCAACGGGGTGGCGGCGGGCATCGCGGCGGCGGTGGAGGAGCAGGGCGCGGCGACCCAGGAGATCGTCCGCAACGTCACGCAGGCGGCGGCCGGCACCGGCGCGGTGACCGGCACCATCGCGGGCGTGGCGGGCGCCGCGGCGGAGACCGGGGCGGCGGCCAGCCAAGTGCTGGGGGCGGCCTCCGAGCTGTCGCGCCAGTCCGAGCACCTCGCCGCCGAGGTCGGACGCTTCCTCGGCACCGTCCGCGCCGCCTGA